The Rhodocytophaga rosea genome has a segment encoding these proteins:
- a CDS encoding response regulator: MKKILLIEDNTEVRENTAEILELANYQVFTAPHGKIGVELARKEHPDLIICDIMMPELDGYGVLHLLSKNPATAGIPFIFLTAKAEKDDFRKGMNLGADDYLTKPFDDLTLLDAIEMRLKKNDLFRAESRKESAGTAGEGSRGLAELNRLLNEDKKTVHIKKKQQVFSEHSFPNALYYISKGKIKTYKTNEEGREFITGLHAAGDFIGYIELLENCNYKESATALEDSELCVINKPEFFTLLEQNREVSQKFIKLLSNNVIEQEERLLQLAYNSVRKRVAEALLLLYNRYHGQETGETAIQVSREDLSSIAGASKETVIRTLSDFKDEKLIEISGKSIKILNMNKLLKMKN; encoded by the coding sequence ATGAAAAAAATATTATTAATAGAAGATAACACGGAAGTCCGTGAGAATACAGCTGAAATCCTGGAACTGGCCAATTACCAGGTATTTACAGCGCCCCATGGAAAAATCGGGGTAGAACTGGCCAGAAAAGAACACCCCGACCTGATCATCTGCGATATTATGATGCCCGAACTAGATGGGTATGGGGTATTGCATTTGTTAAGTAAAAATCCTGCTACGGCCGGTATCCCCTTTATCTTCCTGACTGCCAAAGCCGAGAAAGATGATTTCCGCAAAGGCATGAACCTGGGTGCCGACGACTATCTCACCAAACCTTTCGATGACCTGACCTTGCTGGATGCCATAGAAATGCGCCTGAAAAAGAATGACCTGTTCCGGGCAGAATCACGCAAAGAATCGGCCGGGACAGCTGGCGAAGGGAGCCGAGGTCTGGCTGAACTGAACCGCCTGCTGAATGAGGACAAAAAAACAGTGCATATTAAAAAGAAACAACAGGTATTTTCTGAACACAGCTTTCCGAATGCCTTGTACTATATTAGTAAAGGAAAGATAAAAACATACAAAACCAATGAAGAAGGCCGGGAATTTATTACCGGATTACATGCTGCCGGAGATTTTATCGGCTATATAGAACTACTGGAAAATTGTAATTATAAAGAATCGGCTACGGCCCTGGAAGATTCTGAATTATGCGTGATCAACAAACCGGAGTTTTTTACCTTGCTTGAACAAAACCGGGAAGTTTCACAAAAATTTATCAAACTACTTTCCAATAACGTAATAGAACAGGAAGAGCGTTTGTTGCAGTTAGCCTATAATTCTGTCCGCAAGCGGGTTGCCGAGGCTTTGCTACTGCTATACAACCGCTATCATGGGCAAGAAACTGGTGAAACTGCTATTCAGGTATCCAGAGAAGATTTATCCAGTATTGCAGGTGCTTCCAAAGAAACGGTTATCCGCACCTTATCTGATTTTAAAGATGAAAAGTTAATTGAGATTTCCGGAAAGAGCATAAAGATTCTCAATATGAATAAACTGTTGAAAATGAAGAATTGA
- a CDS encoding response regulator, translated as MASKRPIVILVADDDEEDRMLVKEALEESRLANNLQFVVDGEDLLSYLRNQGKYADKQRYPTPGLILLDLNMPRKDGREAVREIKADPHLRIIPIVVLTTSKAEEDVIKTYDLGVSSFITKPITFSALVDIMRTLGKYWFEIVELPKNF; from the coding sequence ATGGCCAGTAAAAGACCTATTGTAATATTAGTAGCCGATGATGATGAGGAAGACCGGATGCTGGTAAAAGAAGCCCTGGAAGAAAGCCGGCTTGCCAATAACTTACAGTTTGTAGTAGATGGCGAAGACTTACTTTCCTATCTGCGCAACCAGGGAAAATATGCCGATAAACAGCGCTATCCTACTCCCGGACTTATTCTACTTGATTTGAATATGCCTCGCAAAGATGGCCGGGAAGCGGTACGGGAAATTAAAGCTGATCCGCATTTGCGTATTATTCCCATTGTCGTGCTTACTACTTCCAAAGCAGAAGAAGATGTAATTAAAACCTATGATCTGGGGGTAAGTTCTTTCATTACAAAGCCTATTACGTTTTCTGCCTTGGTAGATATTATGCGGACACTGGGCAAATACTGGTTTGAGATAGTGGAGCTGCCAAAAAATTTCTGA
- a CDS encoding hybrid sensor histidine kinase/response regulator: METSHHVLNILLVDDDEEDFILTRDILSDIPQRKMKLHWIANYQDALEEIPRNAYDVYLIDYRLGAESGLNLIKESLREGCTKPLILLTGQGDLEIDQQAMKAGAADYMVKGNFNPFHLERSIRYSIEHTKNLNQIRSLNADLEKRVEQRTQDLAQALTKLEQTNQDLKRAEAEILKALDKERELNVMKTKFVTIASHEFRTPLSTILSSASLIARYNNPDDTDKRHKHIDRIKSAVHNLTSILNDFLSIGQLEEGKTAYNPVWLDVVHLSEEITEEMSTVTKETQHILYRHTGPKKELLVDKQVLKNILINLLSNAIKYSGPGQDIAFTTVCTEKEYIFSITDKGIGIPDVDKPHLFSQFYRAHNVTNIQGTGLGLIIVKKYVELAQGTIEYTSQEHKGSTFTVKIPMTT, encoded by the coding sequence ATGGAGACAAGCCACCATGTTCTCAATATTTTGCTGGTAGATGATGACGAAGAGGATTTTATTCTGACCAGAGATATTCTCAGCGACATTCCCCAGCGGAAAATGAAACTTCACTGGATTGCCAATTATCAAGATGCCTTGGAAGAGATTCCCAGAAATGCCTATGATGTATACCTGATCGATTATCGCCTGGGTGCAGAAAGTGGCCTGAATCTTATTAAAGAATCGCTGCGGGAAGGCTGTACCAAACCACTCATTCTGCTTACCGGGCAAGGCGACCTGGAAATCGACCAGCAAGCCATGAAGGCTGGTGCTGCTGATTATATGGTCAAGGGAAATTTTAATCCTTTTCACCTGGAACGTTCTATCCGCTACAGCATCGAACATACCAAAAATCTCAACCAGATCCGGAGTTTAAATGCCGACCTGGAGAAACGGGTAGAACAACGTACCCAGGATCTGGCGCAAGCATTAACCAAACTGGAACAAACCAACCAGGACCTGAAACGGGCAGAAGCCGAAATTCTGAAAGCACTCGACAAGGAACGCGAACTAAATGTAATGAAAACCAAATTCGTTACCATCGCCTCACATGAATTCCGTACGCCACTCAGCACGATTTTATCTTCGGCTTCATTGATTGCCAGGTACAATAACCCGGATGATACAGACAAGCGCCACAAGCATATAGATCGCATCAAATCTGCCGTACATAACCTGACTAGTATTCTGAATGACTTTTTATCTATTGGCCAGCTCGAAGAAGGAAAAACGGCTTACAACCCCGTATGGCTGGATGTGGTACACCTGTCAGAAGAAATAACAGAAGAAATGTCTACAGTAACGAAAGAAACCCAGCATATTCTCTACCGGCATACCGGCCCGAAAAAAGAACTGCTGGTAGATAAACAAGTGTTAAAAAATATCCTGATCAATCTGCTTTCTAATGCCATTAAGTATTCCGGACCAGGCCAGGATATAGCCTTTACAACTGTTTGTACGGAGAAAGAGTATATTTTTTCTATTACGGATAAAGGCATTGGCATTCCGGACGTAGATAAGCCGCATTTGTTCAGCCAGTTTTACCGGGCACATAATGTAACCAATATCCAGGGAACTGGCCTTGGGCTGATTATAGTAAAAAAATATGTAGAGCTTGCCCAGGGCACCATAGAATATACCAGCCAGGAACATAAAGGAAGTACATTTACCGTAAAAATTCCGATGACTACTTAA
- a CDS encoding sensor histidine kinase, which translates to MEINESEKTESLVAFRQILEHVTDGIVTFNETGIIDSVNPAITVLFHYTAEELIGKSIHEIIPQIQVTNDQTLASALLAFTEKPQEVQGRKKDSSLFICLLQISQMETVGKLKFTAIIHDISELRRVESALRVSENKINAIIQSAVDGVITINERGQIEMVNPAASKLFGYHPDELMGKSVNMLMPEPDKSRHDGYLHNYYRSGIGRIIGIGREVTGLRKNGTTFPFYLSISEVNLPDKRVFTGFIHDITNQKMAEEKLRRYAAELERSNRELQDFAYVSSHDLQEPLRKIQAFGDRLKAKEAEHLSDQGKDYIDRMLNAAFRMQRLINDLLSFSRVTTQSQPFIKVDLNILLREVLSDLEVMIDKTGARIEFETLPAIEAEAIQMRQLFQNLISNALKFRKEDEAPVIKISSKLIQRKAHLISTPGDEQVQIYVQDNGIGFDEKYLDRIFNVFQRLDGQKYEGSGIGLAICRKIAIRHGGDITARSEPGKGSVFIVTLALKQPKEAVS; encoded by the coding sequence ATGGAAATAAATGAGTCTGAAAAAACCGAAAGTCTTGTTGCATTTAGGCAAATTCTGGAGCATGTAACGGATGGCATTGTTACTTTTAATGAGACAGGCATCATTGATTCTGTTAATCCGGCCATTACAGTGCTGTTTCACTATACAGCAGAAGAGTTAATAGGGAAAAGTATCCATGAAATTATACCTCAGATACAGGTAACGAATGATCAAACTCTGGCTTCAGCCTTACTTGCTTTTACAGAAAAACCGCAGGAAGTACAAGGCCGGAAAAAAGATAGCTCGTTGTTCATTTGCCTTTTGCAGATCAGTCAGATGGAAACTGTAGGCAAACTCAAATTTACGGCTATTATTCATGATATTTCAGAATTGAGGCGGGTAGAATCTGCCCTGCGGGTGAGTGAAAACAAGATAAACGCCATTATTCAGAGTGCAGTAGATGGCGTAATTACCATTAATGAACGCGGCCAGATTGAAATGGTGAATCCTGCTGCTTCAAAGCTTTTTGGATACCATCCTGATGAACTCATGGGCAAAAGTGTAAACATGCTGATGCCCGAACCAGATAAGAGCCGTCATGACGGCTATCTGCATAACTATTACCGTAGCGGCATTGGCCGGATTATTGGCATCGGCCGGGAAGTAACCGGCTTGCGAAAAAACGGAACTACTTTTCCTTTTTACCTGAGTATAAGCGAAGTGAATCTGCCGGATAAACGCGTATTTACCGGTTTTATTCATGACATTACCAACCAGAAAATGGCGGAAGAAAAACTCCGGCGTTATGCGGCCGAACTGGAACGGAGCAACCGGGAATTACAGGATTTTGCTTATGTGTCGTCGCACGATTTGCAGGAACCTTTACGCAAGATACAGGCCTTTGGCGACAGGCTGAAAGCCAAAGAAGCAGAACACCTCAGTGATCAAGGCAAAGATTATATCGACCGTATGCTGAATGCGGCCTTCCGCATGCAGCGGCTCATTAACGATCTGCTTTCTTTTTCCAGGGTAACTACCCAGTCGCAGCCCTTTATCAAAGTAGACCTGAATATACTCCTCCGGGAAGTGCTTTCCGACCTGGAAGTAATGATTGATAAAACCGGAGCCAGAATAGAATTTGAAACCCTGCCAGCCATTGAAGCCGAAGCCATTCAGATGCGGCAGCTTTTTCAGAATCTGATTTCAAATGCGCTTAAATTCCGAAAAGAGGATGAAGCGCCTGTCATAAAAATATCTTCAAAACTTATTCAGCGTAAAGCACACCTGATCAGTACGCCCGGCGACGAGCAGGTGCAAATTTATGTGCAGGATAATGGAATCGGGTTTGATGAAAAATATTTAGACCGCATCTTTAATGTATTCCAGCGGCTGGATGGCCAGAAATACGAAGGTTCCGGAATCGGACTGGCCATTTGCCGCAAGATCGCTATTCGGCATGGAGGGGATATAACGGCCAGAAGTGAACCCGGAAAAGGTTCGGTATTTATAGTAACCCTGGCTTTAAAACAACCTAAAGAGGCAGTTTCTTAA